The Urbifossiella limnaea genome has a window encoding:
- a CDS encoding tetratricopeptide repeat protein encodes MTTARTSPLPAVVLLGVFVAAVAAGGWFLFRTPAPEPPPVEPDEPEVAHGPPPPDPRVTFATDFRNVRPDARYVGDAACAACHPAVTAAYRSHPMGRSAAWVGGGGGPVERYDAAAHNPCKVGPHELAVERDKDRVVHRVRTAVGDYVVPADLAIGSGTRGRSYLTLDHGAAWQSPVSWFTPDGGRWDLSPGFDLAGNGGRRPVIAGCLFCHVDRVEAVAGAVNRYREPVVAPEPSVGCERCHGPGSLHVAERTTGPATAGRDTSVVNPKHLPPALRGAVCEQCHLQGQARVARRGRDVAEYRPGLPLELFVTVMVRHPDLVEARRSVGQVEQMEKSKCFTGSGGALGCVSCHDPHAVPAPAAKAAFYRGRCQTCHESRPCVAPAAERAARADSCVACHMPRGDSSNIVHASVTNHSVPRRPVADTPPRGFTPGTDPLVTFRTGPHAVAGLEADRAVGIALAELVGAAPSSGKASLAASAADRLAAAVEKWPDDTHARVARSIALGVAGRDPERLAEARSAARGAPESEAALAELAAAATAAGRYDVAEEAASAWARLTPSAVEPLLARGTSRGLRGDWPGAEADARAALVLNPIHPRPRLLLAAARQRQGDAAAARREVDAALALYTRPDARQAASDWYLLLIRR; translated from the coding sequence ATGACCACCGCCCGAACGTCGCCGCTGCCGGCCGTGGTCCTCCTCGGCGTGTTCGTCGCGGCCGTGGCCGCCGGCGGGTGGTTCCTGTTCCGCACGCCGGCGCCCGAGCCGCCGCCGGTCGAGCCGGACGAACCCGAAGTCGCCCACGGCCCGCCGCCGCCCGACCCGCGCGTGACGTTCGCCACCGACTTCCGCAACGTCCGCCCCGACGCCCGCTACGTCGGCGACGCCGCCTGCGCCGCGTGTCACCCCGCGGTCACGGCCGCCTACCGCAGTCACCCGATGGGCCGGTCGGCGGCGTGGGTCGGCGGCGGCGGCGGGCCGGTGGAGCGGTACGACGCCGCGGCGCACAACCCCTGCAAGGTCGGGCCGCACGAACTCGCCGTCGAGCGCGACAAGGACCGCGTCGTCCACCGCGTCCGCACCGCCGTGGGCGACTACGTCGTGCCCGCGGACCTGGCGATCGGCTCGGGCACGCGCGGCCGGTCGTACCTCACGCTCGATCACGGCGCGGCGTGGCAGTCTCCGGTCAGCTGGTTCACGCCGGACGGCGGCCGCTGGGACCTGTCGCCGGGCTTCGACCTGGCCGGCAACGGCGGCCGCCGACCGGTCATCGCCGGCTGTCTGTTCTGCCACGTGGACCGGGTCGAAGCCGTGGCCGGGGCGGTGAACCGCTACCGCGAGCCGGTCGTGGCGCCCGAGCCGTCCGTCGGCTGCGAGCGCTGCCACGGGCCGGGGTCGCTTCACGTCGCCGAGCGAACCACGGGGCCGGCGACTGCCGGCCGCGACACGTCGGTCGTGAACCCGAAGCACCTGCCGCCCGCCCTCCGCGGCGCGGTGTGCGAGCAGTGCCACCTCCAGGGGCAGGCCCGCGTCGCCCGCCGCGGCCGCGACGTGGCCGAATACCGCCCCGGTCTACCGCTCGAACTGTTCGTCACCGTGATGGTGCGGCACCCGGACCTGGTCGAGGCTCGGCGCTCGGTCGGGCAGGTCGAGCAGATGGAAAAGAGCAAGTGCTTCACCGGCAGCGGGGGGGCGCTCGGCTGCGTCAGCTGCCACGACCCGCACGCGGTGCCGGCACCGGCGGCGAAGGCGGCGTTCTACCGCGGCCGCTGTCAGACGTGCCACGAGTCGCGGCCGTGCGTCGCCCCGGCGGCCGAGCGGGCCGCGCGCGCCGACAGTTGCGTGGCGTGCCACATGCCGCGCGGCGACAGCTCGAACATCGTCCACGCCAGCGTGACGAACCACAGCGTGCCGCGCCGCCCGGTCGCCGACACGCCGCCGCGCGGCTTCACGCCGGGGACCGACCCGCTCGTCACCTTCCGCACCGGGCCGCACGCCGTGGCCGGCCTCGAAGCCGACCGTGCCGTCGGGATCGCCCTGGCCGAATTGGTTGGCGCCGCGCCGTCGTCGGGAAAGGCATCGCTCGCGGCCTCCGCAGCGGACCGGCTGGCGGCGGCAGTGGAAAAGTGGCCCGACGACACCCACGCGCGCGTGGCCCGTTCGATCGCGCTGGGCGTGGCCGGCCGCGACCCCGAACGGCTCGCCGAAGCGCGCTCGGCAGCGAGAGGCGCACCCGAGTCGGAAGCGGCGCTCGCGGAACTGGCGGCGGCCGCGACCGCGGCGGGGCGCTACGACGTGGCGGAGGAAGCGGCTTCGGCGTGGGCGCGACTGACACCTTCGGCGGTCGAGCCGCTGTTGGCACGGGGCACCTCGCGCGGCTTGCGCGGCGACTGGCCCGGGGCGGAAGCCGACGCGCGGGCGGCGCTGGTGCTGAACCCGATTCACCCGCGGCCGAGGTTGCTGCTGGCCGCCGCCCGCCAGCGCCAGGGCGACGCGGCCGCCGCCCGCCGCGAGGTCGACGCCGCACTCGCCCTCTACACCCGCCCCGACGCCCGGCAGGCCGCGTCCGACTGGTACCTGCTACTCATCCGCCGGTGA
- a CDS encoding H-X9-DG-CTERM domain-containing protein, with product MGVPSTWQDDTTACRRRHDLCGMFHFWSPHPGGANFALADASVRFLRYDADAVMPALASRAGSEAVNAGG from the coding sequence ATGGGTGTGCCCTCGACGTGGCAGGATGATACCACAGCCTGCCGACGGCGTCACGATTTGTGCGGCATGTTCCACTTCTGGAGCCCGCACCCCGGCGGCGCCAACTTCGCCCTCGCCGACGCCTCGGTGCGGTTCCTGCGGTACGACGCGGACGCGGTGATGCCGGCGCTGGCGTCCCGCGCCGGCAGCGAGGCCGTCAACGCGGGGGGTTGA
- a CDS encoding DUF1501 domain-containing protein: MLSVYGRPTRLCDGITRREVLRVGGLAFGGLTLADVLRARDAGAPRTKSVIMVWLRGGASHIDSYDPKPDAPAEIRGEFGTIPTALPGVRFTEHLPLQARLADRLAVIRGIHSVDIGDHTPHYILTGFPDRGRRPVLGSVVSHLRGPAGGLPPYVSLMYDPPKLYDNEGPTYLGPAHRPFVPRREGLANLSPARGVSTELLNDRTALLRRFDTINRELDHTGGMAALDSHAQRALEMVASPRVREAFDLSKEPLAARERYGKYCETFLQARRLAEAGVAVVTLKVGDWDTHEKNFIDHKDQLPQLDRGVHALVTDLYDRGLQDDVAVVVWGEFGRAPRVSRGDGRDHWPDAGAAVVFGGGFRVGQVIGDTDGHGGRSRGVPYTPANVLSSLYRHLGIDPATTLPDHAGRPMHLLDDRAPVRELNG; this comes from the coding sequence ATGCTGAGCGTATACGGCCGGCCCACACGGCTTTGCGACGGAATCACCCGCCGCGAGGTGCTGCGCGTCGGCGGGCTCGCCTTCGGCGGGCTGACACTCGCCGACGTGCTCCGCGCCCGTGACGCCGGCGCGCCGCGCACCAAGTCGGTCATCATGGTGTGGCTCCGCGGCGGGGCGAGCCACATCGACAGCTACGACCCCAAGCCGGACGCCCCGGCCGAGATCCGCGGCGAGTTCGGCACCATCCCGACCGCGCTGCCCGGCGTCCGCTTCACCGAGCACCTGCCGTTGCAGGCGCGACTCGCCGACCGGCTCGCCGTCATCCGCGGCATCCACTCCGTGGACATCGGCGACCACACGCCGCACTACATCCTGACCGGCTTCCCCGACCGCGGCAGGCGGCCCGTCCTCGGCTCCGTGGTCAGCCACTTGCGCGGCCCGGCCGGCGGGCTGCCGCCGTACGTCAGCCTCATGTACGACCCGCCGAAGCTCTACGACAACGAGGGGCCGACGTACCTCGGGCCGGCGCACCGGCCGTTCGTGCCGCGGCGCGAAGGGCTGGCGAACCTCAGCCCGGCGCGCGGCGTTTCGACGGAGTTGCTGAACGACCGCACCGCCCTGCTCCGCCGCTTCGACACCATCAACCGCGAGCTAGACCACACCGGCGGTATGGCCGCGCTGGACTCACACGCCCAACGAGCGCTGGAGATGGTGGCGTCGCCGCGGGTGCGCGAGGCGTTCGACCTGTCGAAGGAGCCGCTCGCGGCGCGGGAGCGGTACGGCAAGTACTGCGAGACGTTCCTGCAAGCCCGCCGGCTGGCCGAGGCCGGCGTCGCGGTGGTGACGCTGAAGGTGGGCGACTGGGACACGCACGAGAAGAACTTCATCGACCACAAGGACCAGCTGCCGCAACTGGACCGCGGCGTTCACGCGCTCGTGACCGACCTGTACGACCGCGGGTTGCAGGACGACGTGGCGGTGGTGGTGTGGGGCGAGTTCGGCCGCGCCCCGCGGGTGAGCCGCGGCGACGGCCGCGACCACTGGCCGGACGCCGGCGCGGCGGTGGTTTTCGGCGGCGGGTTCCGCGTCGGCCAGGTGATCGGCGACACTGACGGCCACGGCGGCCGGTCGCGCGGGGTGCCGTACACGCCGGCGAACGTCCTGTCGAGCCTGTACCGGCACCTCGGCATCGACCCGGCGACGACGCTCCCCGACCACGCCGGCCGGCCGATGCACCTCCTCGACGACCGGGCGCCGGTGCGCGAGCTGAACGGGTGA
- a CDS encoding alpha/beta fold hydrolase codes for MRNEVAALPHPGLYPFTPHTFDRSGLHLSYLDEGAGDPVVMVHGNPTWSFYFRNLVLALRDKYRCIVPDHIGCGLSDKPPESLYDYALKSRVDDLEALLEHLGVRENVTLVVQDWGGMIGMAYAARHPERVKRIVATNTGAFPLPASKPLPVTLRVGRNSRLGAWLILKRNAFCRAAARWCVTRRPLPRDVRSMYLAPYDTPEHRVAVLKFVQTIPLSESDPGYDIVRDTALSLERFRGVPTLLLWGMKDFVFDKHFLAEWQRHFPHAETHTWPDCGHYLLEDAGDEAIGKVKEFLAKHPLG; via the coding sequence ATGCGGAATGAAGTAGCGGCTCTCCCCCACCCCGGCCTGTACCCGTTCACGCCCCACACCTTCGACCGCAGCGGCCTCCACCTCAGCTACCTCGACGAGGGCGCCGGCGACCCCGTCGTCATGGTTCACGGCAACCCGACGTGGTCGTTCTACTTCCGCAACCTCGTCCTCGCGCTGCGCGACAAGTACCGCTGCATCGTGCCCGACCACATCGGCTGTGGCCTGTCCGACAAGCCGCCCGAGTCGCTCTACGACTACGCGCTGAAGTCCCGCGTCGACGACCTGGAGGCGCTGCTGGAGCACCTCGGGGTGCGCGAAAACGTCACGCTCGTGGTGCAGGACTGGGGCGGCATGATCGGCATGGCCTACGCCGCCCGCCACCCGGAGCGCGTGAAGCGGATCGTCGCCACGAACACGGGGGCGTTCCCGCTGCCGGCGTCGAAGCCGCTGCCGGTCACGCTGCGGGTCGGCCGCAATTCGCGGCTCGGGGCGTGGCTCATCCTCAAGCGGAACGCCTTCTGCCGGGCCGCGGCGCGGTGGTGCGTCACGCGACGGCCGCTGCCGCGGGACGTGCGTTCGATGTACCTCGCACCCTACGACACGCCCGAACACCGCGTCGCCGTGCTGAAGTTCGTGCAGACCATTCCGTTGTCGGAATCGGACCCCGGCTACGACATCGTGCGTGACACCGCGTTGTCACTGGAGCGGTTCCGCGGGGTGCCGACGCTGCTGCTGTGGGGGATGAAGGACTTCGTGTTCGACAAGCACTTCCTGGCCGAGTGGCAGCGCCACTTCCCGCACGCCGAGACCCACACGTGGCCCGACTGCGGGCACTACCTGCTCGAGGACGCCGGCGACGAGGCGATCGGGAAGGTCAAAGAGTTCCTGGCGAAGCACCCGCTCGGCTGA
- a CDS encoding 3-oxoacyl-ACP synthase III, which yields MKYNRVHIESIGYELAPVVVSTAELESRLSTVYDAMGMKPGHLELLTGISERRWWEPEYPLSEGAAAAGKKALDAADIDPSEIDVLIYAGVCRENFEPATACAVAHRLGISANAAVYDVSNACLGVLNGVVDVANRIELGQARAGLVVSAETAREINEHTIDRMLRTRSRELFVESVATLTGGSGAVGVLVTGKELSRAKRRRLVGGVVQNATQHHHLCKWGLQSVLPAAVGAVDKVLGQGASALVKKGIDLGTGATALLKQGLDLGLRHVRIPFMETHASEVLKHGVELGGRTWQMFQAKFGWRPEYVDKVICHQVGSQHRDTVLRSLGIPLEKDFSTFPFLGNIGTVSLPLTAALAEERDFLRPGDRVGWLGIGSGLNCLMLGIEW from the coding sequence ATGAAGTACAACCGCGTCCATATCGAGTCGATCGGCTACGAACTCGCGCCGGTCGTCGTCTCGACGGCCGAGCTGGAGTCGCGGCTGTCCACGGTCTACGACGCGATGGGGATGAAGCCGGGGCACCTCGAGCTGCTCACCGGCATCAGCGAGCGCCGCTGGTGGGAGCCCGAGTACCCGCTGTCGGAGGGTGCGGCCGCGGCCGGCAAGAAGGCGCTCGACGCCGCCGACATCGACCCGTCCGAGATCGACGTGCTGATCTATGCCGGCGTGTGCCGAGAGAACTTCGAGCCGGCGACCGCGTGCGCCGTCGCCCACCGCCTCGGCATCAGCGCTAACGCCGCCGTGTACGACGTGTCGAACGCCTGCCTCGGCGTCCTCAACGGTGTCGTGGACGTGGCCAACCGTATCGAACTCGGGCAGGCCCGGGCGGGGCTGGTCGTGTCCGCGGAGACGGCCCGCGAGATCAACGAGCACACCATCGACCGCATGCTCCGCACCCGCAGCCGCGAGCTTTTCGTCGAGTCGGTGGCGACGCTCACCGGCGGCTCGGGCGCGGTCGGCGTGCTGGTGACCGGGAAGGAACTGAGCCGGGCGAAGCGGCGGCGGCTGGTCGGCGGCGTGGTGCAGAACGCGACGCAGCACCACCACCTGTGCAAGTGGGGCTTGCAGTCGGTGCTGCCGGCCGCGGTCGGGGCCGTGGACAAGGTACTCGGCCAAGGCGCGTCGGCGCTGGTCAAGAAGGGGATCGACCTCGGCACCGGGGCGACGGCGCTCTTGAAGCAAGGGCTCGACCTCGGCCTGCGGCACGTCCGCATCCCGTTCATGGAGACGCACGCCAGCGAGGTGCTGAAGCACGGCGTCGAGCTCGGCGGCCGCACCTGGCAGATGTTCCAGGCGAAGTTCGGCTGGCGGCCGGAGTACGTGGACAAGGTGATCTGTCACCAGGTCGGGTCCCAACACCGCGACACCGTGCTGCGGTCGCTCGGCATCCCGCTGGAGAAGGACTTCAGCACGTTCCCGTTCCTGGGGAACATCGGCACCGTGTCGCTGCCGCTGACCGCCGCCCTGGCCGAGGAGCGCGACTTCCTCCGCCCCGGCGACCGCGTCGGCTGGCTCGGCATCGGCAGCGGCCTGAACTGCCTCATGCTCGGGATCGAGTGGTAA